The window TAGCCAGGGGTTGATTTGAAAAAGCAAcaaattgttctttgttttgaacATTCTAGTGAAACCATGTGCGACTTCCTCTTTGTGCTGTAGCTGACCTCAGGCTCCTCCAGACCCTTTGGTCCCAGGAAGGAATGGCCCAGAGACAGATCCAAGATGTGTGCTGTATGGGAGCCAAGGCCCTGGGCCGGATTCTGGCTCAGCTGGGTGATCCCCGGGGCCCCTTCCTGGCCCTGATCTTTTCACATCTGTCACAGAAAGTTGTCCCGAAAGTCCTCGAACTAGAGGTGATGGCCAAAAGTGACCGTCAGGACTGGCGAGAGAACGTGCTGGTCTCGCCCATGGCCGTGGATGCCTGTGGGCAGGGCCGGTGGGGGTGGGCGGCCACGTATTTTATgtgcttctttctgtttctacagGCCTGGGCAGTGTTTAAAGGGAAATTTAAGGAAGGGGACAAAGCAGAACCAGCCACTTGGAAGACGAGGCTACGCTGTGCTTTGAACAAGAGCCCAGATTTTGAGGAGGTGACAGACCGGTCCCAGCTGGACATTTCAGAGCCATACAAAGTTTACCGCATCGTCCCCGAGGAAGAGCAAAAATGTAACTATCCCTTACGGGTTTTCAGCCCAGCAGAGGCTGCCCGGCCCGCAGGCCCTGCCAGAGAGCCTGGGTCTGGGGTGGGAAGTCTGGGCGAGTGGTTTTAGCTCAGCTGCCAGTCAACTCCTTTGCGTAAGCAGATGTGGAGAGCCCTTTCCCCTGACCCTGGCCACCATCCGCTGGCCGAGTGGCAGCTTCcgtgggaggaaggggtggggaggctggggctgTCAGACCGGGAGCTCACTGTGGGGCCTCCCCGAGGCTCAGTAACGAACAGGGATAGACCGGAGCGAGCATCCTGGACAGTGTGGATGAGGCATCCCTCCAGTCAGGTGGTCGAAGAAGGGATGGGTGACAGGATGGAGGGTAAAGTTACGAATGCGTCTGGGGACGATGGCGCTGTTAGCGTTGTCGCCGTAGATCAGATACGCCGCAGCACACGGTTGCATCCCGATCGTTATGTGGGAACTCTGGCATGTGATGATTCCCGAAAGGTCTTCCAGCTCTAGCTAGAATCCCGAGAGAGTGTTTACCAGGAGATTAAAGCAGGGATGGCGGAAACCCGCCTCCCAGCCCATCGTCCTGATTCGGCACCCTGgtcagacatcactaatcaaccGGGATGCGCTGAGCTCGGTCTGGCCTCCGAACCTTTTCCAAAGTGGCAGCCTGTGTAGCTGCTGGGAGTCAGCAGAGTCGGCCTGGCCCGTGGGATAAAAGCTAATCACCGTCACTGGTTTGAAGCGTTCTTTTGACACATTGATTAAGCCGCTAGATGTAGCAATTAGACCCCTGCAGCCTTACCCTCTTCTCACCTGTTTTTTAGCGGTCCAGGAATGCCCTGGGCATCTACAAATAAATGGAACCTTCAGAAACTCCTTAGGGCCGAGCAGAAATTCTGAACTCGAGCCCTTCCCACTGGGGGGAAGGGTGAGAGGGTCGACATGTAATTTCAAAAACAGTTAAAACTGTGAGTCTTCCAAAGAGATGGTGAGCCTGGGTCTCAGCCCTTTAACTCACCCACGAGGGAGCCAGCATAGTGATGAAGACTGAACGGAGGACAGGAAGCATGGGTCACACATGGTCAGCGAGCCCAACCCGTGGGTGTTCCCCCCGACCCCAGTGTGGGGGTTATCTGTGCTGCCGGTTACTTGGAGCTGAATTGTCTGTAAATTAGCACCGAACTTGACTGAGTCAGAGCCTTAATCGATAGTCAACAGTAAGTCAAACAAACTGACCACCCCCCAGAGAATCTGATGGCCCTTACAGGGAGACTTCTTAGATAACCCTCCGGGATGGCTTTGAAAGGCCAAGTGTGCATCGTTTCTGCCTTACTTACCTCCAAGTTTGGGATAATTTTTCATTGCCACAAATCGAATTGTGGTTTGAAGGAATGGAGAAGTTTCCGTTGGTCCCTCCCACCCTGGGATTGGCCGAGCTTGAGCTGGCAGGTGACCCTAGCTTGTTTGTACGGGGTGCAGCCAGCATCACCTGCAGGGGTGGGTTTTAAAGAAGCAGTAGGTTCTCAGGGGGCAGAGGGACGCTGCATTTGCATAAAGTCTAAATGGACCCACTGTGCTCTGTCCTTCAGTGGTTTGCAGGCTACGTGGGGGAGGgggtacccccccaccccctccttcccccatcaGCAGCTTCTAGCCAATTCTTGAGTCTCTCAAAGTAGAATCCAGATGCAGTCAGGACAGAGCGATGGGTCAATCAAGTGTTTGTGGCCCTCTGATCACTTCATAAGGCAGGTctgtggtggggggatggggaggaagtggggggctTGCTGTCGGGTCGCTCTGTGCCTGCAGCCATGCCTGACCGAGcctgttgcccccccccccccccccccgccgggccCCCATGTGTGGGCCTGCCGTGTGTGCACAGATGCATGCTATATATTTGGAAAGGCCACGGAGACATTTCCTGtcaattaactttaaaaaatgactccAATCTGCACACGCATTTTGCCGGGAGATCTTTGAGCGTCTTCAGACAGCCTGACTTACGAATGGAACCTGGACCCAGTGTAGAGTGTGTCCGATGGGAACTCGTTTTCTATCTGGGCAAACGGGGCCCAGCCGCACCACTGTCCTTGTCCTCTGAGTGTTAGAAACCACGAAACTGACTTCTCCCTTTGACTTTGCCCGTCAGAGGACTGAAGCATCACGGGAAATAGTTTCTGGGCCTTTTCCCAAACGAGCGAAGACACTCagtgacttttatttccttcaactcggcatttaaaaaaaaaaaaaaaaaaaaaaccaaaaagtacGACACTCTGATTTTGGCCTCGCGGAAGGCTGCAGTGCCCCAGTGCCATTGGTCACGCGCCTGTCCGATTTTCCGCAGGCAAGTTAGGCATGGCGACTCCCAGCTGCGTGAGCGACATCACGGAGATGGAGTGCACGCGCTCTGAGATCGACGAGCTCATCAAGGAGGTGAGTGGCCGGCCCGCGGCACTGCCGGGGCCCTGGGAGGAGCCGCGTGGGTCCCCGCGAGGAGCGGCACCCCTCTTGCCCTGGCCAGGCCTGCAGAGCCCAGGGCTCTCTCGGGCAGCGGCACCTGCTCCCCCGAGACGGAAGGCGAGGCCAGCCTCTGCCATCTGGCCGCCCCGTCGCCTCGTTCCCCGCCTCCATCCCGAGCGCCGGGGCTGGGCTGCCGGCTCCGAGCCGGTGCCGTTTCTTCCCGCCCTAAACTTGCCATGTTTTAAACATTTCGATTGGCAGTCTTAGAAAAAGTGCATCCTGCTTTCTCTTGGCTTCTTAGACAGGCTACGATGAAAGAAAGACTTCCCTTGCAGCTTGGGGTCGTCGTGACCACATGGATGCTCGAGGGGGGCGCTCAGGGCAGGCGGGCTCCCTGTTTCATAATCTGCGGCTTTAGGTCTTGATGGATCGGAAAGGCGGGCCTTCGAGCTTGTTAGGCCTGCATATCAACTCCGAGTTAATAGGCTACGAGCAAAGGCGTAATGGGGTCTCCGGAGGCAAAACACACGGTTTTCGGATTCCAGTGTTTGCTCCCCAAATACCCTTTTCCTGTGGCCATCTGCTTCTTAACTCCCGTTTTTACGGCCAGTACAAGGCAGACGTCGCCTCGCTGAAATAATCCCGCAGCGTCCTCGTACACGGCGGTGTGGGTGCTGTGGATGTTCTCCTTGATACCGTTGTGGCAGCACCAGAACTTTTAAGAGTAGCTTGGCTGTCAGGAGGTGCAGATAACAAAACGCAGCCTCCTCTCGGCTGCTGAGTTTTCTGCCGACGGCAGCTGTTAAGTTTCTGCGTGGTCTCTGGCAGCAGGCCAAGTGGACTCCGGGCTTCGTGTCTCTCCAGCAACGTCCCATTTTCTGCGCGAGGCTTTTCTGCTGACTCAGCTGAGAGAGGTTGGGTTGGCGCAGCAGGATCCCAAGGAAAGCAGATTTCAAAATGCTTCCTACCCAGATTTGTCCGCATCCGTTGAGGAGTGGGTCAGAGGTCGGAAGCGTGGGCGTGGAACAGCGCGCGGGGCCTGCCCGGTCGTGGCCGAGTTTGTCCGGCGTTGCCGTGCCTCGGCGTCCCAGCGCTTGTCTGCTTCCCCGGGGCATCCGGGCAGCTGGGTGACCCGTGGCCATTTGGTTTTGCAACTGGCGCCCGTAAACTTATTAGGGGTCCCGCAGGGGCCGGTAAGTCAGGCGCGTGGTTTGAGCGCTCAGCCTGGTGGATTTGTCTTAGGCCTTTCAAGAGGCGAAGTAAAACTTTCCCTTTGTCTTGGGATAAAAGGTTGACAGTGTGGCTTTGGTTAAGTCTAAACCGTTTGCCTTTACGAACACCGGAGCCCCACTTTGGAAGCCCGCCGACCACAATGCTGTTCTCTCTCACCCTGTTCCTCCAGCCTTCTGTGGACGATTACATGGGGGTAGTCAAAAGGAGTCCTTCTCCGCCGGAGGCCTGCAGGGGCCAGCTGCTCTCAGACTGGTGGATCCAGCAGCCCAGCGCAGGTGAGGAGGGGACCCCCAGTGCGGCCGGCGTGCGGGGCTCGTTCGAGTGGTCTGGGCACTGACTCCTTTCAGCCTTCAGGCAGCCGGGGGCAGGTGGGGCGGTGGTTCTACCGTGAGCCCTATTTTATCGAAGGTAACTGAGTCCACAGTGATGCCCGTGGCCCCTTCGCCACTGCCTCTCGGGGGGCACGTGGGCCCTCCCCGTAGGAGGGGTCTGCTTGTCTCCTGCGCTCCTGGAGGGGtcggaggggagggagggggtgtgcAAACGTCTCCAaggccagaggggagatgggggtcTCGGCCACACTCGTGCTCGCCACGGATGTCTGCCAGCCACTCCCTTGGGACATTAGGGACCCCTCAGAGCCAAGGGGAGCGCAGGGCgtcaggagaggaggagggcgaGGGTTGCCCGCGTGGCGCCCTGGATTTGAAGCCCCCtggcagggggggggggctgcagatCTCATTCATGCCTCAGcttactcatctgtgaaatggagacacCAGGACCTGTCCCATAGGGTCATGATACCCCTATTATCATTGGGATTAATAAATAAtcacttatttaataaattacttaATTAGCTTCTGATACCACTTCCCCCCCAGCCCGCTTCCTTCTCGAACGACCCTCCACGAGCACAGATTTCTTTGCTTCCTCCCTCCGCCTCTTTCCCCGACTGTTCCTTGTGGGAGACTGGGAGGTGACTCTGGCCCAACTGACTTCAAAGGTCTCCAGGCTGCGGGTGGCACTTTTGCCTCAGGGGCCCTGGGAGAGCCCCCTCTCCCTGCACGGTGGCTATCCCTCCCGGAAAGCGAGCCGAGGCCCCAGTTTCCCTCCGGAGACCAGGCCCGGAGGGTGGGCACGCCGTCCAGTGACCTTTCGGGAGCAGGCCCTTGGGTGGGAGGAAAGCATCACCCCGGCACTTGGTCAGAAACCCCTCAGCACAGAGGACGTTTCCTCCCCCTCTGTGCCGGTCGAGTCGAGGCCTGGCTTTCCGTGTTTTTGAAACGCGGGTCACGGCGCTGGCAGGGAACAGCACTGAATTGAGCGGAAGCCTGTGGCAGGGCCTCCGGGCCTTGGGAGCACACCCCGTGTGGCTCTGGAGGGAACTTCTGGGGGGGGGTGCGTTGGGGTTGGTTCCTCACGCTCAACTGggccttctctttctcccacagGCTTGCCGCTCGTGACGGGCTACAGTGCCTACGATCCGCACCACTCAGGTACGCGGGTGCTCGGGGCTGGGCTGGCGCGGTGGGACGCGGGCGCTCCTGCACGGCAGAGCCCAGAGGGCCGAGTGGGCTCGCAGGGGCCCGTGGATGAGCCGATCGCACGTCAGAAGGCAGGACCCCAGTTCATCCTCGTCGCTGTTTGCTTTTTGAGCACGTCAGGGGCCGGCCGTTTTGAGGCTCTTCTCAGAACGGGCCGAAAGATGGATCCCGAGAGCTCTTTGCAGTGTGACTctgcaggagagagagcagggggacaGACGGACTCaaggcccagccctgcctctcttGTGTGACGCCAGGCAGAACCTCACCGGACCCTTGTGAGGATTAGACGTAGCGTTAGTTTTCTGGTAGGAACGTCACTGGTCAGCGAGCGTCCCCAGTGCCCATTTCCTCTACTGTCTTCCACGCTCAAGTTCGTGATAACGATGGTCCTAATTAATGGCGAcgatggggctggggctggggctggtggtGGTGACGACGGTGGTGATGGGGTTGATGGTGGCGGCTGATGCTGAATACTGGCGAGGCGCCAGGGTCAGGCCTCGTCCCGTTACACCTCCCGCCACATCGTTCCCGCCGCATAGGCTCAGAGGCTCTGGGTCACACAGCACGTGGGCCGCAGAGCCAGGACATGGCCTCTGGCCGTCCTCTCCAGGCTCCCGCCCCTCGTGGGCAGGGGTGGCCTCTGTGCCACGTTTTTGTCTGTCGACGCTGGGGACTCAGACCTCCTGCCGGGGCCCCTGGAGTTTGCATTCTGGCTCACTGACGGCCTCCCTGACCGAGCAGAGAAAGCCCGTGTCCTTCCTGATAGTTCTGTGAGAAGTGAACAGCCTGACCCATCAGGATGGACCCCAGAGGCCCACCGGTGCGGAGGAGGAAGCGGGGCTCAGAGAGGTGTCTGGACCACGGGCCTCGTGGGACGAGTGTTCGGGGTGTGGCGGAGGCAGGTTCTCACCCAGGCCCGCAAAGTGCGGAGAACCCGCGTTCCTGTTCGTCGCACTCCTGTCACCGCTCCGGGACGCCCTGGCTCGCGGGGCTAGGCCTCTGAGCTAGTCAGCTCTGTGGCCCAGGGAGTCTGCTGACCGGTGCTCTCTGGGGGCGGGAGAGGAGCCGGGGGCAGGGCCGAGGCAGCCGGGTGAGGGGGAAGTGTGCCGAGTGGCTCCAGACCCGTCCCAGCGCACAGCGGGTGGAGCGACCCACAGCAGTGCCGCGTGCACAGAAAATCCTAAAACCTTCTCTAGGTGTTGCGGACTTAGGTCCCTCTGTTCGGGCCACAGGCTCTCTGGCCCCGCCCTGTGGAAACAAGGTGATGGCGAGGGTGCCCGGTTCTCAGGGCCACGGGGACGAGGTAGTGAGTGAGTGGGGCCGCGGAAGGGCGGGTAGGGAGCGCTGGAGGCCACGGCGGAGTGCAGGGCCTGCCCCTCGGCTGCTCAGCGCTAGACGGTGCCCTGCGGGCCTCAGACCCGCCAGGCTGGGTGTCCCCGCTTTTCTGGAGGGATCAGAAGTCCAGACCTTTATGTGAAACCTCCCCGTGTGGAGTGTTGGCAACAGAGTTGCGTGGACGACCCCCCCcacccgtccccccccccccccccccccccccgccaggctgGATCTAGACACGCCCGTggctgccgggggcggggggggggtgggtgtgctTGGCGGTGTTTGcagtggtggggcagggggaaggccGTGTCCGGAAACGGAGGGGGCGGGCTCGGCGCTGCAGGACGCGGGTGCAGGGCCGGCCTGCCGGGGAGCCCCTCTCCCCGCTTCGTGGTTGTGCCATCAGAGCAAATGCCTTCACCTGTCGACACCCGACTCCTTACCTGGAAAAGGCGTCGAGTGATCAGCAGCCTCCAGCTCGCATCGTGAGCGTTAAATGTGCCCCTCAGTTCAGCGCACTGAGAACGGCGCCTGGCGTGTGCTGCCTCGACCAGGAATTAGGGCTTATGACTCCGGGAGTCTTATCTACGCGGCTAGCTTCCGGTCCTGTTACCCCGATTTCTTCAGGAGCCGCCCACGAGCACCGCACGACACCCGAGCTCCTGCTCGTCCCCAGCCGCCTGGGGAGCTGGGTGCCACCACAATCTCTGCTTtgctgatggggaaactgaggcacagagtcaCAGCTGGGCTCACACGTTGTCGGGGAGTCTGTGCTCCTGGCATCGTTGCTCTGCTGCTGTTGTGGGGCGGCTGTCCCCCGGTGGGCAGGTGGCcgtgtgggggcagggcaggtcaAGGTGGGCTGGCCAGAGCCACCTGGTGGCTTTGGTGGCGGCTTCTCTGCGGGTCTCTGCTGGCCGCTCACTGCTGGTGCAGCGGTCGTCGCTCAGGCCTTCCCGGCTCGAACCGGCCCCAAGCTAAGCTGCCCTGTGGCACTGGGGTCCCTAGGAGGCCTCGCCTGGGCCTCTCCAGAGCACCCATCTGTGGCTCCCTTGGGCCGCGAGGCGCTGGTGTGAGATAAAGCCTCGGCAGTGGCGGGGCGAGGGTGCGGAGTGGTGACAAGAGTCGTCTGTAGTGTTTCATTCGTCTGTGACAAAGTTCAGAAATGTTCTGGAGCGAAGGAAGTGGAGCGTGCCATCGGGGGATGCAGATGTCCCAGGGCTGACACAGTGCGCAGGATGGGGAACTGGACGGGATGAGATGTGTCActcaccagctgggtgacctcagctgccacttgccagctgggtgacctcagctgggcctcagttttcccacatGTCATATAAATGAATTGGACCGGAACACCTGAAGCTCCCAACCCAGAGTGGTTCTAGAATGCCGTTTAACCCCCATGTGGGGGAAGATGGAGCCTGTGCCCACAGCAGCGGGGGGTCTTATTACTTGACTGAGCAAATGATTCTTAATCAGAgcccagttggggggggggcaagaaatTATAAGTACACAGCAGTATTAACCTGGGTGAGGCAGGTGGCCACCCACAGGGCTGCCCCTGACTGTTGTGTGGGTGGCTGCACTGCCATGGGGGTGGGcagctcacagtttgtgtggCTCTAGAATGCAGCCCTGGACTGCTCTGGGACCCTTAGGAGGTGCCCTAAACTCACCAAGTTTGGTGATAGTGCCTGTAATTCTTGTAGTTTAAAGCTATCAAAATGCAGATTTCTCCGGGACTGTCGCAGAAGTTAGCTGTTGTCTTCATTCCTGCCTTAGCTTAAAGGTTCCCAAATTTCAGTTACTGGAGCCCCACTTTCACGATGGTTTTTCATATCTGGGTACCACCTGGTAAcgtgctctttttctctaaatgtcattacaaaaaaagtttttatttattttaagagagagagagagaatgcgtgtgtgtgtgcatgggggagggacacagagagtgggaggcacagaatccgaagccggctccaggctctgagctgtcagcacagagccccacttgaggcttgaactcacagattgcaagatcgtgacctaagccagttggtcacttaaccgactgagccacccggcgccccgaAAATTGAATAATCCTTTCATTTGCTTAACTCTGGGTCAccgccctgcctccttccccgaCCTTCTTAAGTGTAACGCGTCTGGGGAAACGTTGACTTAATTTGAATGATTTTCAGACTCTTCTAAGAACAGGCTTAGATGAAGGGTTTGGAGGGATTCGTGATTTGAAATCCAAGGAACCCCAAGAGGGCTGTGAATGTGTCAAGGAAAAGAGGACATGTCTGTTCTCCCTGACCTGGAGTTCAAATCTCACACTTCTGTCCGTTGTGAATCCGGTCACGGGCCCCGTTGTTCCATAGCACGAGCGACGGTGTATCTGTCGGGTAACAGATAACACGGCGTGTCGCTTACGGGTATTATATGACGTCGTATCACGGTCACAGAGTGCCGTGTGACGGGGCAGTTCTACTGACTTCTAAACCGTACCGGTCCCTGCGACCTTCCCCGGGAGAACAGAGAGAACGAGAACGGTTCTTTTGTATTTCGAGTCACTGGCTTCCTGAGTGATTCTGCGTTTGTCCTCGTGCTCACAAAGACACCGTTTCCGGAAGGGGTGCGTGAACTTCCCGCAATGCCGAGGGGTCCCAGGCACACGAGGAGCCAACCGGCCTGCTTGGGAGGCAGGAGAGCGCTGGGCACCGGCCAGGAAGGGaccggggaccccccccccccccccggcggaGCTGACCTgtcgccctcctcctccccgcagCCTTCTCCCAGATGGTCATCAGCTTCTACTACGGGGGCAAGCTGGTGGGCCAGACCACCACCACCCGCCCCGAGGGCTGCCGCCTGTCGCTGAGCCCCCCGGGCCCGCCCGGCGCCGGGCTGCTTGGGCCCGAGGGCCTGGAGCTGGTGTGCTTCCCGCCGGCCGACGCCATCCCCAGCGAGCGGCAGAGGCAGGTGACGCGGAAGCTGTTCGGGCACCTGGAGCGGGGCGTGCTCCTGCACAGCAGCCGGCAGGGCGTGCTCGTCAGGCGGCGGTGCCAGGGCCGCGTGTTCTGCAGCGGCAACGCCGTCCCGCGCAGGGACAGGCCCAACAAGCTGGAGCGGGATGAGGTGGTCCAGGTCTTCGACACCAGCCAGTTCTTCCGAGGTCGGTACCACCGCCGGCTGGCCTCCCCCGGCTCGCAGAGACCTCGCCTCCCTCCCGCgggccgcgcccccccccccccccacgccgcCAAGCTGGGGaccccggtggggggggggggtcctgctCTGCGCTTTCTTGCTCAGCGACCCTGGGGAATCGCTCCGCGCCTTGACTGCCCCGTGTGTTGAATGGGTGTGTGAGGACCACATCTTTCCTGTGTGGCCCTCGGGGGGATGAAGGGACCCAGTAGCTCACAGGTGCATCGCCGAGTGTGCCCGTAACCCGGGGGCCGGTCAGAAGTGCGGGgtctcagcccccccccccaccccaccgagGGCTGCGGGGTCAGACCTGCATCTCGGCAAGGCCCCCCGGGGCTTGATGTGCACATTCTGAGGCGCGCTGAGTCCGCGGACGGCGCTTGCGCTTGCGGGGTACCTGTCGTGACTTATTCTGTGGGGCGTGTGGCTAGGATCCCGCCCCGGGTGCTCCTCCCGGAGGTCATGCCGTGGCCGCTGCCTTCTCTGCGTCCCCAgagctctctgctcctctccccgtGACCGCGCCGGCCCAGAGCTGGGGTCAGGCCTCTCCTGCCGCCCGGCCTGAGCAGTCCCGGCGGCTTCCCTGGAGAAGGGGCCCCGGAAAGGTGGGCTCAGGTGTGACAGCCGCGGGGAGCACCCCCGGGGACGGAGCGTGGCGGGGCCCGGCGGCGTCGACaggggcccctccccctcctgtctCCCCAGAGCTCCAACAGTTCTACAACAACCAGAGCCGGCTTCCCGACAGCAGGGTGGTGCTGTGCTTTGGAGAAGAGTTTCCAGATATGACTCCCTTGCGATCCAAACTCATTCTTGTGCAGGTAGGAACAGGCGGCCGTGGGGCTTCTGGCCACGGGGCCGGATCTCCTGGCCCGCACGGCGGGACCCGGTTTGCGCTTGGGCTGCAGAACAGGGAGCGGGCTGCTCCACCCGCGGGCAGAGGCAGGCCCGGGGCGCACGGTGAACCTCCACGCGGGG is drawn from Felis catus isolate Fca126 chromosome E2, F.catus_Fca126_mat1.0, whole genome shotgun sequence and contains these coding sequences:
- the IRF8 gene encoding interferon regulatory factor 8 isoform X2, which codes for MATPSCVSDITEMECTRSEIDELIKEPSVDDYMGVVKRSPSPPEACRGQLLSDWWIQQPSAGLPLVTGYSAYDPHHSAFSQMVISFYYGGKLVGQTTTTRPEGCRLSLSPPGPPGAGLLGPEGLELVCFPPADAIPSERQRQVTRKLFGHLERGVLLHSSRQGVLVRRRCQGRVFCSGNAVPRRDRPNKLERDEVVQVFDTSQFFRELQQFYNNQSRLPDSRVVLCFGEEFPDMTPLRSKLILVQIEQLYVQQLVEEARKSCGSGSTVPPPEEPQPDQVFRMFPDICASHQRPFFRENRQITV
- the IRF8 gene encoding interferon regulatory factor 8 isoform X1, with the protein product MCDRNGGRRLRQWLIEQIDSNMYPGLIWENDEKSMFRIPWKHAGKQDYNQEVDASIFKAWAVFKGKFKEGDKAEPATWKTRLRCALNKSPDFEEVTDRSQLDISEPYKVYRIVPEEEQKCKLGMATPSCVSDITEMECTRSEIDELIKEPSVDDYMGVVKRSPSPPEACRGQLLSDWWIQQPSAGLPLVTGYSAYDPHHSAFSQMVISFYYGGKLVGQTTTTRPEGCRLSLSPPGPPGAGLLGPEGLELVCFPPADAIPSERQRQVTRKLFGHLERGVLLHSSRQGVLVRRRCQGRVFCSGNAVPRRDRPNKLERDEVVQVFDTSQFFRELQQFYNNQSRLPDSRVVLCFGEEFPDMTPLRSKLILVQIEQLYVQQLVEEARKSCGSGSTVPPPEEPQPDQVFRMFPDICASHQRPFFRENRQITV